A window of Oncorhynchus nerka isolate Pitt River linkage group LG4, Oner_Uvic_2.0, whole genome shotgun sequence contains these coding sequences:
- the LOC115128313 gene encoding sialin-like isoform X1 gives MALQNGFSINSTPLDESGETTPLLKKQVVDVDDSVPPQCCSARYNLAIMMFFGFSVVYGLRVNLSVAMVAMVNGTNSQTTLNSSVGHECPVSSHGNNNGSQTPDQPDGIPQYSWDSPTQGLLLGAFFFGYLVTQIPGGYLAGHFGGSIFLGGGVLGTAALTLLTPLAAQLGPYWLFGLRALEGFGEGVTFPAMMAMWARWAPPLERSRLISLSGSGANFGAFVALPLTGFICHSLGWPAVFYMCGGAGCIWAVFWFILVSDQPGTHPRISTREKHYIINSIGKDGGAHGWSVPLLPMVLSVPLWAIIVSQMCANWGYYTLLTSLPTYMDTVLHFDLRQDTFSTRCHRKAKKIIKDNNHPSHCLFTPLSSRRRECLSLSSALSGWLGLLSDIRCSSRQPPGEGAVECNSCPQDLHYHRSAAACSVPGCCGLLRLQWGVGCDLPHPLYHCWGHQCSRGLHQPDRHCSTVCGGAFRNHQHFRDYPRCCRAHHHRLSHQRSLLGGMEECVLSISRDQRRRSACLHLVWQREGPEMGPGRGGAGRNRERWVNPYMTDRQTDMT, from the exons ATGGCTTTACAAAATGGATTCTCCATCAACTCCACCCCACTGGACGAGAGTGGAGAGACAACACCCCTACTTAAAAAACAAGTGGTGGATGTTGATGATTCAG TACCTCCACAATGTTGCTCTGCACGCTACAATCTGGCCATCATGATGTTCTTCGGATTCTCCGTTGTCTACGGTCTCCGTGTCAATCTAAGTGTTGCCATGGTCGCCATGGTCAATGGGACCAATAGCCAAACAACTCTCAACAGCTCAGTTGGCCATGAGTGCCCAGTGTCCTCCCACGGGAACAACAATGGCAGCCAAACCCCAGACCAACCAGATGGG ataccTCAGTACTCGTGGGATTCTCCAACTCAGGGCCTGCTGCTGGGGGCATTCTTCTTTGGTTACCTGGTGACTCAGATCCCCGGGGGTTACCTGGCCGGCCACTTTGGAGGGAGTATCTTCTTGGGGGGAGGGGTGCTTGGCACCGCagccctcaccctcctcacccccctGGCAGCCCAGCTAGGACCCTACTGGCTGTTTGGCTTACGGGCACTGGAGGGATTTGGGGAG GGGGTGACATTCCCGGCCATGATGGCCATGTGGGCTCGCTGGGCTCCCCCTCTAGAGAGGTCTCGTCTTATTTCCCTGTCGGGGTCAGGGGCAAACTTTGGGGCTTTTGTAGCCCTGCCCCTCACCGGCTTCATATGTCACAGTCTGGGCTGGCCCGCTGTCTTCTACATGTGTG GGGGTGCTGGTTGTATTTGGGCAGTTTTCTGGTTCATTCTGGTGTCTGACCAGCCTGGCACTCATCCACGAATCAGCACAAGAGAAAAACATTACATCATCAACTCCATAGGAAAAGAT GGTGGTGCCCATGGCTGGTCAGTGCCTTTGTTACCCATGGTGCTCTCTGTTCCCCTGTGGGCCATCATAGTGTCTCAGATGTGTGCCAACTGGGGTTACTACACCCTGCTCACCTCACTACCCACCTACATGGACACGGTGCTTCACTTTGACCTCCGACAG gacaccttcagcacccgatgtcacaggaaggccaaaaagatcatcaaggacaacaaccatccgagccactgcctgttcacaccgctatcatccagaaggcgag AATGCCTTTCTCTCAGCTCTGCCCTATCTGGGTGGCTGGGCCTTCTCAGTGATATCAGGTGTAGTAGCAGACAGCCTCCTGGAGAAGGAGCTGTTGAGTGTAACAGCTGTCCGCAAGATCTTCACTATCACAG GTCTGCTGCTGCCTGCAGCGTTCCTGGTTGCTGTGGGCTTCTCCGGCTGCAGTGGGGTGTTGGCTGTGACCTTCCTCACCCTCTCTACCACTGTTGGGGGCACCAGTGCAGCCGGGGTCTTCATCAACCAGATAGACATTGCTCCACG GTATGCGGGGGTGCTTTTAGGAATCACCAACACTTTCGCGACTATCCCAGGTGTTGTCGCGCCCATCATCACAGGTTATCTCACCAAAGAT CACTCCTTGGCGGGATGGAGGAATGTGTTCTGTCTATCAGCCGGGATCAGCGCCGGAGGAGCGCTTGTCTTCACCTTGTTTGGCAGCGGGAAGGTCCAGAAATGGGCCCtggcagaggaggagcaggcagaaacagagagagatgggttaatccctacatgacagacagacagacagacatgacctAA
- the LOC115128313 gene encoding sialin-like isoform X2, with product MALQNGFSINSTPLDESGETTPLLKKQVVDVDDSVPPQCCSARYNLAIMMFFGFSVVYGLRVNLSVAMVAMVNGTNSQTTLNSSVGHECPVSSHGNNNGSQTPDQPDGIPQYSWDSPTQGLLLGAFFFGYLVTQIPGGYLAGHFGGSIFLGGGVLGTAALTLLTPLAAQLGPYWLFGLRALEGFGEGVTFPAMMAMWARWAPPLERSRLISLSGSGANFGAFVALPLTGFICHSLGWPAVFYMCGGAGCIWAVFWFILVSDQPGTHPRISTREKHYIINSIGKDGGAHGWSVPLLPMVLSVPLWAIIVSQMCANWGYYTLLTSLPTYMDTVLHFDLRQNAFLSALPYLGGWAFSVISGVVADSLLEKELLSVTAVRKIFTITGLLLPAAFLVAVGFSGCSGVLAVTFLTLSTTVGGTSAAGVFINQIDIAPRYAGVLLGITNTFATIPGVVAPIITGYLTKDHSLAGWRNVFCLSAGISAGGALVFTLFGSGKVQKWALAEEEQAETERDGLIPT from the exons ATGGCTTTACAAAATGGATTCTCCATCAACTCCACCCCACTGGACGAGAGTGGAGAGACAACACCCCTACTTAAAAAACAAGTGGTGGATGTTGATGATTCAG TACCTCCACAATGTTGCTCTGCACGCTACAATCTGGCCATCATGATGTTCTTCGGATTCTCCGTTGTCTACGGTCTCCGTGTCAATCTAAGTGTTGCCATGGTCGCCATGGTCAATGGGACCAATAGCCAAACAACTCTCAACAGCTCAGTTGGCCATGAGTGCCCAGTGTCCTCCCACGGGAACAACAATGGCAGCCAAACCCCAGACCAACCAGATGGG ataccTCAGTACTCGTGGGATTCTCCAACTCAGGGCCTGCTGCTGGGGGCATTCTTCTTTGGTTACCTGGTGACTCAGATCCCCGGGGGTTACCTGGCCGGCCACTTTGGAGGGAGTATCTTCTTGGGGGGAGGGGTGCTTGGCACCGCagccctcaccctcctcacccccctGGCAGCCCAGCTAGGACCCTACTGGCTGTTTGGCTTACGGGCACTGGAGGGATTTGGGGAG GGGGTGACATTCCCGGCCATGATGGCCATGTGGGCTCGCTGGGCTCCCCCTCTAGAGAGGTCTCGTCTTATTTCCCTGTCGGGGTCAGGGGCAAACTTTGGGGCTTTTGTAGCCCTGCCCCTCACCGGCTTCATATGTCACAGTCTGGGCTGGCCCGCTGTCTTCTACATGTGTG GGGGTGCTGGTTGTATTTGGGCAGTTTTCTGGTTCATTCTGGTGTCTGACCAGCCTGGCACTCATCCACGAATCAGCACAAGAGAAAAACATTACATCATCAACTCCATAGGAAAAGAT GGTGGTGCCCATGGCTGGTCAGTGCCTTTGTTACCCATGGTGCTCTCTGTTCCCCTGTGGGCCATCATAGTGTCTCAGATGTGTGCCAACTGGGGTTACTACACCCTGCTCACCTCACTACCCACCTACATGGACACGGTGCTTCACTTTGACCTCCGACAG AATGCCTTTCTCTCAGCTCTGCCCTATCTGGGTGGCTGGGCCTTCTCAGTGATATCAGGTGTAGTAGCAGACAGCCTCCTGGAGAAGGAGCTGTTGAGTGTAACAGCTGTCCGCAAGATCTTCACTATCACAG GTCTGCTGCTGCCTGCAGCGTTCCTGGTTGCTGTGGGCTTCTCCGGCTGCAGTGGGGTGTTGGCTGTGACCTTCCTCACCCTCTCTACCACTGTTGGGGGCACCAGTGCAGCCGGGGTCTTCATCAACCAGATAGACATTGCTCCACG GTATGCGGGGGTGCTTTTAGGAATCACCAACACTTTCGCGACTATCCCAGGTGTTGTCGCGCCCATCATCACAGGTTATCTCACCAAAGAT CACTCCTTGGCGGGATGGAGGAATGTGTTCTGTCTATCAGCCGGGATCAGCGCCGGAGGAGCGCTTGTCTTCACCTTGTTTGGCAGCGGGAAGGTCCAGAAATGGGCCCtggcagaggaggagcaggcagaaacagagagagatgggttaatccctacatga